In Lycium barbarum isolate Lr01 chromosome 9, ASM1917538v2, whole genome shotgun sequence, the DNA window TGGATATTTCTATAACAAGATCTTTTGAGAAAAAAGATCTTGGTAAGTATTCAATTATGTAAAATAATACACGCAAGTACATGAACAATATTGAAGAGAGATTATTTACTACTGTCATCAGTCCTTTGATTAAAATTTTCCTATATATAGTACGAGTATTCGTTTTCTTAAACATCAGAAAAGTTAAATCTTGCTTTCTCTCTCAGTGAATTTTAACTTGTGATACGAGAATTTAGTTACTACTCCGATCAGTCctacttttttttatttaaaattactAATTAAGTTTTATTAAAAGTTCTGCCTGTTAGTACCTAATAGGTAACTtaattgtgtaaatatttttatgttGTCATGCATAGAACAAATCTAACATTTCTTTTCTAAGTTGAATTGCTACTTCTTCTTCTTACAAATGAACTACCAAATAAAATATTAATACCAAATTACCTTAATATACAATTCCTAGTTGAATATATGcgttgatatgtaatgagtaggGTATATTTGACTTATTAGATTGGACATACAAGTAAGGTCCAATATCTAATGGATAGTCGGGTAGGCTAAACTTAAGGTATGAGAAATTTGGTTTTTGGATATCCAAAAATCCGAAGTTTCAAATCCGAAATTCGATCCAAAatccaaattttttaaaaattaaatccgAAATCTAATTTCGAATTTGAAAATTTCAAAATATAAGATCAAAATGTTCGGATTTCGAATTTATCCAAACTATGAACACCGCTACTCAAGTATGCAGAAGCGGCGCTCTTTTAGTTTTTACTGGTAACGTTTTGCGTCAAAGACTAAAGGAGGAACCATGTGTCGTTCAGCCTACATGTAATTGTGATCTCCTGGTTTGCATGAACTTGCAGGCCACATACCTGATCTCTAAGGTCCCCCAATTCATCTATTTCCTTGTGTGCCAAACGAGGTTTGTCACCACAAGCAGTCATTTTACCATGTCTAGTGAATTTTTCACTCACCAACATTTACTAAGCATTTTCGACCGGCAGGAGTTGACAGGCATATCTATAGAGGCAGAGCCAAGTTTTAAAGTTTATGGATTAGAAATTCTAATTCTTTTGAGTTATGGGattataaattaataatttgtactaCGTATTAAATGGATTTCTTTTAAGACAAATATAGAATTTGAACCAAACTTACTGgattgcaggttatatcttcttTCAAAAGTTTGGCAGAAGTAATCCAGTCGACGCTCCTATTTATAGTCCCGGAACAATCACAGTCAAAAGTCCCAAGATAAATATTAACCAGAATAGAatgaaaaagttaaaaaaaaaaaaaaaaacttcagaaGATAAGCTTTGGGTAACACTATTAAATCTTAAGCAAGGGTTTTGTTTAAGATCTATTTAGATTCTTAGTCTCATATTAGATAATCATAAATATTACGTAGTTTTCAAGCTATGCTGTTAATGTAATAGATGATTACTTCTTTAATCTGTGGCCCAATAAGGCGTTATGTCAGTTTAACAGAGAAACTTTTCAGGCAAGTTGCCCAGGATGTAGGGGGTGGATTAGTTGTTCATAACATCGGCCTTCAGCTCCTGAAtggtagtttttaaatatataagtTATTTTTAAAACAATTTAAAGATTGTATGTCCGAATTCACGTCAAAAcaaagaagtttgactctcgaaattcaaaTTATTTTCTCCGTCACAATTTGTTTGATACTTTTCGCTTTTCAAGACTCGTTTTCAAACGAGTATGTCATAGATTTTTGGACAGCACCTTTTTGTAATTTACCATATATAAGCCGTACTAAGTAAATGGTTGATATTTTAATAGTCTGATAATAAAATTAGTGAATTTTTGAGCGATTAGTGATATTAAACATTAATGAAAAAAGCAGGAGGGTGAGAAATTGGAGCAATCCGCAAGCCCTAATTTGACTGATGCTGCTGCTACCCCACTTTTTTCAGAAGTTTACATATCTCACATAAATTAAGTTTTTTTAAGTGGATATTTCTATAACAAGATCTTTTGAGAAAAAAGATCTTGGTAAGTATTCAATTATGTAAAATAATACACGCAAGTACATGAACAATATTGAAGAGAGATTATTTACTACTGTCATCAGTCCTTTGATTAAAATTTTCCTATATATAGTACGAGTATTCGTTTTCTTAAACATCAGAAAAGTTAAATCTTGCCTTCTCTTTCAGTGAATTTTAACTTGTGATACGAGAATTTAGTTACTACTCCGATcattcctatttttttattttatttcaaattaCTAATTAAGTTTTATTAAAAGTTCTGCCTGTTAGTACCTAGTAAGTAACTtaattgtgtaaatatttttatgttGTCATGCATAGAACAAATCTAACATTTCTTTTCTATTGGTGTATGTATGTAACAGCCAAAGCCAAGCACCAATTTCATCGACGTGCCAAAGCCAAGCACCAATTTCATCGACGTATTCTCATTCAGTGGTCCAGCACCTGAGAGGATCAACGGTAGGCTAGCAATGATTGGATTTGTAGCAGCCATGGGTGTTGAGCTAGCCAACGGTGCTGATTTATCCGCTCAGTTATCAAGTGGTGGATTTTCTTGGTTTTTGGGAACAAGTGCTTTGCTAACTTTGGCTTCACTTATCCCACTGTTCCAAGGAGTTACTGCTGAATCCAAATCTGGTCGGATAATGAGTTCTGATGCTGAGATTTGGAATGGAAGATTCGCTATGTTAGGTTTAGTTGCTTTAGCTTTTACTGAATATGTTAAAGGAGCTGGCCTTTTCCAAGTCTGAATGTAAATTCTTTAGCTtaagttaatattttttttttaattagtaaTGTATAGAATATATCGATTGAAGATATCTTCAGTAATGAGATTATAAAATATTTTGTTTCCTAAGTTTTTTACGATTGGTTCACGTATTTGGACTATAGATTTGAATATGTGTAATCTCAACCTTGTTTCGGGTTCATTCTAAATGAAGCTGAAAAAACAAgttatttgaaatctttaaggaTCCGAAACTGGTGTACTATTGAATCCAAAGGCTtccttttaaaaaataatttttgaggcgtaattttgttaaaattgaaaactcaggaaaaaaacaaaaaagaaatataTAGTGAGAAAGCCAAGTAAAAATACTGGAGAAAAGAACAGTAGCAACAATAATGAAACGATAACTAAAACAAAAATGAAATGATAACTAAAACAAAGGAAACAACAAGTGGTACTAAAAATCGAAGAATAATATAGTAAgagagtaataataataataataatatagtacTGATAAGAGCAAGTCACTGTCATTCCTAATTCATCTCTCCACGTATGCCTACACCACATCTGACTTAGGAGCAAGTCACTGTCAATATTTGTTCACTCCACCTAGGCCGGAGAAAGGTTAATTTAATTTACAACAAAAAAGTTATTTGCACGTAGTATTTACATCAAATTTTAtaagtacaattttttttttcatataaattCTTACCATTTAATTATGTTAAGTAATAATGTTTTCACTTTAATTCATAACTTTAAAAGTTCAATTGCTTGATCTGATATCAACAAACTTAATCCAAATAAGTATTTTCCTGATTAATCCTCAATCAATATTAGGCAAGAAAACTGCGCCAAGTGTTGAACTCTTTATACTCAATGGGGTGGATGTGACATTTCTCGATGAACATTCAATTTCATTGTGTTACGCAAATTCAATTTCAATGTCGACATGACGACATGTACGCATAAAGTTTTTTACACTGCAACACATGCATTCCAATACGTAAAGAACAAATAGTTACATGTCATTATGACATTATAGTTCTTGCATTTCTGAATCGTTAACAATTGGCAAGTTTCGTGCACCCTTATATTTGTGAATAGTGATGAAGGGTTGGACTTACTCttgattaaagaaaaaaaaaatcattcgaTTTTATCTtggatgctagattgcttaaGAATATATGTTTACAAAATCAATATAGCTCAACAGATCATGGGATTTTAATTAAGACGTACTCAAAACGTAAATATacagtaatataaaaaaaattacatactCTTAGCAGTTGATTACATTGCAAATGTCAAATAAGGAGTTATAAAAGATTGCTACAGCCTACATATAAGGAAATCATCCGTAAATGAAGTCAGCCATAACCCATTACGTTATCTTCCTACTCTTTGGCTCATATatatccttcttttttttttttttttctttaacaaCTACTTTTTGGCTCATCAACTTCCTATGTTTTTGCTCATTAAGATATTTTCTATAGCTGCTCCATTACATTATCTTCCTACTTTTtcgctcatttttttttttaacaattactTTTTGGCTCATCACATTCCTATTTTTTTGCTCATTAAGATATTTTCTATAGCTGCTTTTTATACGTTCCCCCTTTCTACTTCCTATATTGGCGGGTTTCATTGTTCATTTAGGGATAATAAAATCAAAGTTTTGATTCAACACAATGGGAAATGGCTAGAGTATAATAAAACTTTTatataggggtgttcatggttcggtttgggtcggttattgattaaaaccataactaaaccaatttagtcggtttttaaatgtctaaaaccataaccaaaccaaataaaataataaccaccggtttggttatcgtcggtttggttcggtttggttggattttcggtttatgactagcagtcttgagacttatcagtaaaacattaaaaagttgaaaaagacatgtcttttttttttgtttaaacgatatcttttatttatagtttaaggtggaacatacatcatagaaacattttcactattagtgatagtgtcatactcaagttacccaaagttgctaaactattacatataaagctaaaaactaactaagtagtggctgcaccatttttgtcatcttaatatacatacctggaaat includes these proteins:
- the LOC132611658 gene encoding early light-induced protein, chloroplastic-like, encoding MNTATQVCRSGALLVFTGNVLRQRLKEEPCVVQPTCNCDLLEGEKLEQSASPNLTDAAATPLFSEPKPSTNFIDVPKPSTNFIDVFSFSGPAPERINGRLAMIGFVAAMGVELANGADLSAQLSSGGFSWFLGTSALLTLASLIPLFQGVTAESKSGRIMSSDAEIWNGRFAMLGLVALAFTEYVKGAGLFQV